The following are from one region of the Hymenobacter radiodurans genome:
- a CDS encoding amidohydrolase family protein, producing MAFSTRWYLVLSAVLFLSFCVPSLGQQFTSQVQEFIKVQDPSVALVDAKVIDGTGRPALLHQTVLLKQGRIVQVGPVKKVKVPADAKVINCAGKTLIPGLVMLHEHLYYTMPMGGFFNIAQMPYSFPRLYLAGGATTIRTAGSIEPQTDLAIKRLIGEGKLIGPDMDVTAPYMEEPSLDIPALNTINGPEDAAASTKFWADKGCTSFKMYMHATRADLKAVVQTAHQRNLKVTGHLASITYREAAEIGIDNLEHGFMASSDFMPNKAPDVADYPAARQSLLKLPVNSPAMKELISFLVSKRVALTSTLPVFEPYTGREVVLGGGLEALIPQLQEREQATWQQNQNKDTASLRLFKKEMVWEKQFYDAGGF from the coding sequence ATGGCTTTTTCTACTCGTTGGTATCTCGTGCTGAGCGCTGTCCTCTTTCTGAGCTTCTGTGTACCTAGTTTAGGCCAGCAGTTTACCTCGCAAGTGCAGGAGTTTATCAAAGTGCAGGATCCGTCCGTGGCTCTGGTTGATGCGAAAGTCATTGATGGTACTGGCCGGCCGGCGCTGCTGCACCAAACCGTACTCCTCAAGCAAGGCCGAATTGTGCAAGTGGGGCCCGTGAAAAAGGTAAAAGTGCCTGCCGATGCGAAGGTGATCAACTGCGCCGGCAAGACGCTAATTCCGGGCCTAGTGATGCTGCACGAGCATTTATATTACACGATGCCGATGGGGGGCTTTTTCAACATTGCCCAAATGCCGTACTCCTTTCCGCGCCTGTATCTGGCCGGCGGTGCTACCACCATTCGCACCGCCGGCAGCATTGAACCTCAAACTGATTTGGCCATCAAGCGCCTGATTGGGGAAGGCAAGCTCATCGGGCCCGACATGGACGTGACGGCGCCCTACATGGAGGAACCGAGTTTAGATATTCCGGCCTTGAATACCATCAATGGCCCCGAAGATGCGGCCGCGAGTACCAAGTTTTGGGCCGATAAAGGCTGTACTTCCTTTAAAATGTACATGCACGCCACCCGCGCCGACTTGAAGGCGGTGGTGCAAACCGCCCATCAGCGCAACCTCAAGGTTACGGGTCATTTAGCTTCAATTACCTATCGCGAAGCAGCCGAAATTGGGATTGATAACCTCGAGCACGGCTTTATGGCCAGTTCTGATTTTATGCCCAACAAAGCCCCTGACGTAGCCGATTATCCTGCCGCGCGTCAGTCGCTGCTGAAGCTGCCGGTCAATAGCCCCGCCATGAAAGAGCTGATTAGCTTCCTGGTCAGCAAGCGGGTAGCGCTTACGTCTACTCTGCCTGTGTTCGAGCCGTATACCGGTCGCGAAGTAGTGCTGGGCGGCGGACTGGAGGCCCTGATTCCGCAGCTACAGGAGCGCGAGCAAGCCACCTGGCAGCAAAACCAGAATAAGGACACGGCCAGCCTACGCCTATTCAAAAAGGAAATGGTCTGGGAAAAGCAGTTTTACGACGCTGGGGGCTTTTAG
- a CDS encoding amidohydrolase family protein — protein MAGYSNRRQLELLVEGGFTAVQAIKISTLNGAIYLGREKEIGTIEAGKQADLVLINGDPEQDIQQVRRMEIVFKKGVGFDSVKLFETMKGKVGLN, from the coding sequence ATCGCGGGCTACTCCAACCGCCGCCAGCTAGAGTTGCTCGTGGAAGGCGGCTTTACGGCCGTGCAGGCCATCAAAATCAGTACCCTGAACGGCGCGATTTACCTAGGCCGCGAGAAAGAAATTGGCACTATCGAGGCTGGCAAGCAAGCCGATTTAGTGTTGATCAATGGCGACCCCGAGCAGGATATCCAGCAAGTACGTCGCATGGAAATCGTGTTTAAGAAAGGCGTGGGCTTCGATTCCGTCAAGCTATTTGAGACGATGAAAGGCAAAGTAGGCTTGAACTAG
- a CDS encoding GAF domain-containing protein, with protein sequence MSQVPAWLLPEDEAARLSSLRSYDLLPALRETVFDELVALTARIFSLPISLIALVDEEQVFYKANHGMPGNERQPREEALCSTAILNQKAVVYQDVEEEQNPLITAQAAQAARTNQLRFYAAAPLRMPDQQPIGALCIIDRQARVFSEDEQRMLEKLAAVVSHTVAVRQVCRTQPDGEKRWKMVRMQLQEEVQALRALVRYLLTRYGTTVPVPSVLLAQFERRLPDLHELLDQYQYQE encoded by the coding sequence ATGTCTCAAGTTCCTGCTTGGTTACTCCCCGAGGACGAAGCCGCCCGGCTGAGCAGCCTGCGCTCCTACGACCTACTGCCAGCCCTCCGCGAAACAGTTTTCGATGAGCTAGTAGCGCTAACCGCCCGCATTTTCAGTTTGCCCATTTCGCTCATTGCCCTCGTCGACGAAGAACAGGTGTTCTATAAAGCAAATCATGGGATGCCGGGCAATGAAAGGCAGCCCCGGGAGGAAGCCTTGTGCTCTACGGCTATTCTCAACCAAAAAGCCGTGGTGTATCAGGATGTGGAAGAGGAACAGAACCCGCTGATTACGGCGCAGGCCGCGCAAGCCGCTCGTACCAACCAACTCCGGTTTTACGCGGCAGCCCCTTTGCGCATGCCCGACCAGCAGCCCATTGGAGCGCTGTGCATTATTGACCGGCAGGCTAGAGTATTCAGCGAGGATGAGCAGCGCATGCTGGAGAAGCTAGCGGCCGTGGTCAGCCATACAGTAGCCGTAAGGCAGGTGTGCCGTACCCAGCCGGATGGCGAAAAGCGCTGGAAGATGGTGCGAATGCAGTTGCAGGAAGAGGTGCAGGCGCTGCGGGCTTTAGTGCGCTATCTGCTCACGCGCTACGGTACCACCGTGCCCGTACCATCGGTTCTGCTGGCGCAGTTTGAGCGCCGCCTGCCCGACCTGCACGAGTTGCTCGATCAGTATCAATACCAAGAATAG
- a CDS encoding class I SAM-dependent methyltransferase, with amino-acid sequence MDTQLEQIREQQKATWNKFSPGWRKWDDFTMDWLKPMGDEIIKALQIKSTDTVLDIAAGTGEPGLTIATMASRGKVVITDLAEGMLEVARDKASRKGITNYETVVCDVSELPFDDATFDAVSCRFGFMFFPDMLLAAKEMARVLKPGGKIAAAVWGVPDKNAWVTAIMGTIQKNISLPAPAPRAPGMFRCGSPGFLADLFKQAGFKHVSEKEVTGKLTCGDNERYWNFMNEVAAPVVAALSKADTATTEKIKQQVFELVDQKYPDKKAALDYGAVVVMGEK; translated from the coding sequence ATGGATACGCAACTGGAACAAATTAGAGAGCAGCAGAAAGCAACATGGAACAAGTTTTCGCCAGGCTGGCGAAAATGGGACGACTTTACGATGGACTGGCTGAAGCCCATGGGCGATGAGATTATCAAAGCCCTACAAATAAAATCGACTGACACGGTGCTGGATATTGCGGCCGGTACCGGGGAGCCCGGCCTCACGATTGCGACCATGGCCAGCCGCGGAAAAGTGGTTATCACTGATCTGGCGGAAGGAATGCTGGAAGTAGCCCGCGACAAGGCTAGCAGAAAAGGTATCACCAATTATGAAACCGTGGTGTGCGATGTCAGCGAGCTGCCCTTCGACGATGCCACTTTTGATGCCGTGAGTTGCCGGTTCGGATTTATGTTTTTCCCGGATATGCTCTTGGCAGCCAAGGAAATGGCGCGGGTACTGAAGCCGGGGGGCAAAATTGCGGCTGCCGTATGGGGCGTGCCCGATAAAAATGCGTGGGTTACCGCCATCATGGGCACCATCCAGAAAAATATAAGTTTGCCCGCTCCTGCGCCCAGGGCACCGGGCATGTTCCGCTGTGGCAGTCCGGGCTTTTTGGCTGATCTGTTCAAACAGGCTGGCTTTAAGCACGTTTCGGAAAAGGAGGTAACCGGCAAGCTAACCTGCGGTGACAACGAGCGCTACTGGAATTTTATGAACGAAGTGGCGGCTCCGGTGGTAGCGGCCCTGAGCAAAGCGGATACCGCAACCACAGAAAAAATCAAACAGCAGGTATTTGAACTGGTCGATCAAAAATATCCCGATAAAAAAGCGGCGCTTGACTATGGAGCTGTAGTAGTCATGGGCGAAAAATAG
- a CDS encoding IS1182 family transposase — MLGFHPIRTSLLKLVPTRHFYQQLLQTVDFSFVRSLFAPFYSAGGRPSLDPVVFVKLLLVGHLENITSDRKLLELAQLHLGIRAFLGYDLAQPLPWHSTLSRTRQRLPVAVFEACFTHIVGLCIQQGLVSGHTQAVDSAYIKANASMSRLQPKRSRASTEATNTVDPTNAPPITASEDRLQHIQRFHAAIRKAAPTKSGRLVSNLTHYSPADPEARICFKTGKIRQLAYTASVSVDAAQHVITHIHADLADWRDSRYLLAIVDSTQQRLQTFALAMTTVVADAGYSSGENYEQLEKRGLTGYIPAHGKYKAEHAGFTYDAVTDRYTCSQGKQLVFDKLILDRQGNPKKRYWAKAADCKHCPLAAQCKGKKAREKRLHHTVYKGQYDRMLARLATRVGQRMRRLRASTVEPVLGSLITYFGVRHITKKGQAGAAKVLYVAAMAYNLKKYLRFNSWQPGGCELVLPAPAPFRWLLLSFCNSHLCYS; from the coding sequence ATGCTCGGCTTTCATCCCATTCGGACTTCGCTGCTGAAGCTGGTGCCTACGCGCCATTTCTACCAGCAACTGCTGCAGACCGTCGATTTCAGCTTCGTACGGTCCCTTTTTGCCCCTTTTTACAGCGCGGGCGGCCGTCCCTCGCTCGATCCGGTCGTGTTTGTCAAGTTGCTCTTGGTGGGTCACTTGGAGAACATTACTTCGGATCGCAAACTCTTGGAGCTGGCGCAATTGCATCTGGGCATTCGCGCCTTTTTGGGCTATGACCTGGCCCAGCCCTTGCCCTGGCACAGCACCCTGTCGCGGACGCGGCAACGCCTGCCGGTGGCCGTCTTTGAAGCCTGCTTTACCCACATCGTCGGCCTGTGCATCCAGCAGGGCCTCGTCAGTGGCCATACCCAAGCGGTGGATTCGGCCTACATCAAGGCCAATGCGTCCATGAGCCGGCTCCAGCCCAAGCGTTCGAGGGCATCTACGGAGGCAACCAACACTGTCGACCCTACCAACGCCCCGCCCATCACCGCTTCGGAGGACCGCCTGCAGCATATTCAACGCTTCCATGCCGCGATTCGTAAGGCTGCCCCGACCAAAAGCGGACGACTGGTGAGCAACCTGACCCACTACAGTCCGGCGGATCCGGAGGCCCGGATTTGCTTCAAAACGGGCAAAATTCGCCAATTAGCGTACACCGCCAGTGTGAGTGTCGACGCGGCGCAGCACGTGATCACCCACATCCACGCGGACCTGGCCGACTGGCGCGACAGCCGGTATTTACTCGCCATTGTCGACTCCACGCAGCAGCGCTTGCAGACCTTTGCGCTGGCTATGACCACCGTCGTCGCCGATGCCGGGTACAGCTCCGGGGAAAACTATGAGCAGCTGGAAAAGCGGGGCCTAACCGGCTATATCCCGGCCCATGGCAAGTATAAGGCCGAGCACGCCGGGTTTACCTACGATGCGGTGACGGACCGCTACACCTGTAGCCAGGGCAAACAACTGGTTTTTGATAAGCTGATCCTTGATCGGCAAGGCAACCCGAAGAAACGCTACTGGGCGAAAGCCGCCGACTGCAAGCACTGCCCGCTGGCAGCGCAGTGTAAGGGGAAGAAGGCGCGGGAAAAACGCCTGCATCATACGGTCTACAAAGGGCAGTACGATCGCATGCTGGCGCGCTTAGCTACCCGCGTCGGCCAACGCATGCGCCGGCTGCGGGCGTCGACGGTCGAACCGGTCTTGGGCAGTTTAATTACCTATTTCGGCGTACGCCATATCACCAAAAAAGGCCAGGCAGGGGCTGCCAAGGTGCTGTATGTAGCGGCGATGGCCTACAATCTGAAGAAGTACCTGCGCTTTAACTCCTGGCAGCCCGGCGGGTGCGAGTTAGTGCTTCCAGCACCGGCTCCCTTTCGTTGGCTTCTACTCTCCTTTTGCAACAGCCACTTGTGTTATAGCTGA
- a CDS encoding cyclic-phosphate processing receiver domain-containing protein, producing MTTFYKLYLDDLRTPRGSGWTVVRSFEEFVATIEQLGVPDEISFDHDLGWDEAHNCERKSGYDCAKWLVEQQLLVPRFNVHSANPVGAANIRALLENYARFRGG from the coding sequence ATGACTACTTTTTACAAGCTCTACCTCGACGACCTGCGCACGCCTCGCGGCAGCGGTTGGACGGTCGTGCGCAGCTTCGAAGAGTTCGTGGCCACCATTGAGCAGTTGGGAGTACCCGACGAAATATCCTTTGACCACGACCTCGGTTGGGACGAGGCACACAATTGCGAGCGCAAAAGCGGATACGACTGCGCGAAGTGGCTGGTGGAGCAGCAACTACTGGTGCCACGCTTCAACGTGCATTCGGCCAATCCGGTGGGGGCGGCCAATATTCGGGCGCTGTTAGAAAATTATGCGCGGT